In Gammaproteobacteria bacterium, one DNA window encodes the following:
- a CDS encoding DUF190 domain-containing protein has protein sequence MNESIIMKRFEIVIGSEYLDQLTGLLERSEVRGYTLFKNVGGFGSRGMRNPDDVLITDENIVIILACKEDRAQKVLDELRMAMKGFGGMCLVSNCHVQAPG, from the coding sequence ATGAATGAATCGATAATAATGAAAAGATTCGAAATCGTTATTGGATCGGAATATCTCGATCAGTTGACGGGATTGCTGGAAAGATCCGAAGTACGCGGATATACCCTTTTCAAGAATGTGGGCGGTTTCGGATCGCGCGGTATGCGTAATCCCGATGACGTTCTGATAACCGATGAAAACATTGTGATCATTCTCGCTTGCAAAGAAGACAGGGCGCAAAAAGTGCTGGATGAGCTCCGTATGGCAATGAAAGGCTTCGGCGGTATGTGCTTGGTTTCCAATTGTCATGTGCAGGCACCCGGATGA